The Anastrepha ludens isolate Willacy chromosome 2, idAnaLude1.1, whole genome shotgun sequence genome contains a region encoding:
- the LOC128858231 gene encoding uncharacterized protein LOC128858231: protein MRAFIVLCLIAVAWADIQGYNYYPKEHSNAGISFDLNDSSRGLGGPGGKNDLAGDNGAATSDSPSYSAPATEFDKVFYTYTANEEDFNEPAGSEQIVTSLKKNLRVVLIKGPETNGLENAALNLARQAAEQKTAIYVLQKQADLSDLANKLQAQHDVQSHKPEVHFVKYRTAEDAINAHRAIQSQYDQLGGNSQSHDGGSAPVHNFASQATYQAPRTISSPNASYLPSSILKQLRF, encoded by the coding sequence atgcgTGCTTTTATCGTCCTGTGCTTGATTGCCGTTGCCTGGGCGGATATACAGGGCTACAATTATTATCCCAAAGAACACTCAAACGCCGGTATCTCCTTTGATCTCAACGATAGTAGTCGTGGACTAGGTGGCCctggcggaaaaaatgatttGGCAGGTGACAATGGGGCTGCGACTTCGGATTCACCTTCTTACTCTGCACCCGCTACTGAATTCGACAAGGTTTTTTACACCTACACCGCTAACGAAGAAGACTTCAATGAACCGGCTGGCAGCGAGCAAATTGTCACATcattgaaaaagaacctgcgtgTCGTCCTCATCAAGGGCCCAGAGACTAATGGTTTGGAGAACGCTGCGCTCAACCTTGCCAGACAAGCTGCCGAACAGAAAACCGCCATTTACGTTTTACAAAAACAAGCCGATTTGAGTGATTTAGCCAACAAATTGCAGGCTCAGCATGATGTCCAGAGCCATAAGCCAGAGGTGCATTTCGTCAAGTATCGAACGGCAGAGGATGCGATCAACGCTCATCGCGCAATTCAATCTCAATACGACCAATTGGGTGGAAATTCTCAATCGCACGATGGTGGTTCTGCACCAGTCCACAATTTTGCGTCGCAGGCCACTTACCAGGCGCCACGTACTATTAGCTCTCCAAATGCTTCCTATTTACCTTCTTCGATC